From Pagrus major chromosome 9, Pma_NU_1.0, the proteins below share one genomic window:
- the cldn10l2 gene encoding claudin 10-like 2 — translation MRKRLIQIFGFLITSLGWLFVLCTMAMDFWRISQIGGQGGSFIIRVAWYWSNLWKDCFTDSTAVTNCRDFPVLWAVTPYVQGVRGLLMCGLTLGFFAVVLCFVGMDCTYIGGADKTKDKLLFSGAVFHVAGCVSDLAAYCLYINRIAKTTFAASVGPGVLRYDLGPPIFLGLVGCFLILLGAMFYAVTVCRVICPESQVVYAYGGGTYMSPRSRGRTLYTGYYKPSRLYGSYTGSGQSRSSKISKISQTTPTKNSERDAFV, via the exons ATGAGAAAACGCCTGATTCAAATATTTGGCTTCTTGATCACATCACTGGGATGGCTGTTTGTCCTGTGTACCATGGCCATGGACTTCTGGAGGATCTCCCAAATAGGAGGACAAGGAGGCTCCTTCATCATCAGAGTGGCCTGGTACTGGTCCAACCTGTGGAAGGATTGTTTCACCGATTCCACAGCTGTCACCAACTGTAGAGACTTCCCTGTGCTCTGGGCTGTCACCC CTTACGTTCAAGGAGTACGAGGGTTGCTAATGTGCGGCTTAACTCTGGGATTTTTTGCCGTAGTACTTTGCTTTGTTGGGATGGACTGCACTTATATCGGAGGAGCTGATAAAACCAAGGACAAACTGCTTTTTTCCGGAGCAGTGTTTCATGTTGCTGGAT GTGTGTCTGATCTTGCTGCCTACTGCTTATACATAAACAGGATCGCCAAAACAACCTTTGCTGCCAGTGTAGGGCCAGGAGTCTTACG GTATGACCTCGGACCTCCCATATTCCTAGGATTGGTGGGATGTTTCCTCATCCTTTTAGGGGCTATGTTTTACGCTGTGACAGTCTGCCGAGTAATCTGCCCGGAAAG TCAAGTGGTATATGCCTATGGAGGAGGCACATACATGTCCCCTCGCTCCAGAGGAAGAACCCTGTACACCGGATACTACAAACCCTCCAGGCTGTACGGATCTTACACAGGCTCAGGACAATCCAGAAGCTCCAAGATCTCAAAGATCTCTCAGACGACACCAACGAAAAACTCGGAAAGGGATGCATTTGTGTAG